Genomic window (Deltaproteobacteria bacterium):
GATGAACACTTCAAGAAGATAGATGAGCTAAAAAGAGCGACATGGTGATATTTATCTTTTTATCCCCCCCGGCAGGTGAAAATGAATACTCTTCGTCGACTTCTCAGGAACGTCCCGGTTCTGGGGTTCGGCGCCACGGCCGGTTTGACCGGTTTCCTCTGCGCGGGTAGGATGGAAAGCGTTGGAAAAGAGATCCGGCCCGAATGCGGATGGGAGGGGTATCGCTGATGAAGGAGCATGAACGGATTGTTTCCGATCCCGAGATCCTGCTCGGAAAGCCCGTCATCCGTGGAACCCGGGTTCCGGTGGAAATGCTGGTCCGCAAGATGGGCGAAGGGGCCACGTTCGAGGAATTGCTCGATGCGTATCCTCACCTCAAGAAGAAAGATATCCTCGTGGCGCTGCAATTCGCCGCCGGGTAGCTCGCGTGAAGGTCATGGAGGTTCTCCTATGCGCCAGGTGACGCTTTACAAGGGGGAAGATGGCTATTGGATCGGCGAGTGCCCGAGCCTTCCCGGTTGCGTGAGCCAGGGGAAGACCAGAGAGGACGCGATCGAAAACGTCAAGGAAGCGATCCGCGGATACGTCGCCGCGCTCATTGAAAAATAAGGAATTCATAAAGACCGTCAGCATTGACGGAAATGACCGCTTGAGGATTCGAATTGGAACAGAAAAGGGGCAAGTCGTTAATATCATGGTGCAATATGAGGCCAATATTTCCGGTGCCTGGCGCGAAATTGTCCGTTATGATTGTGCACATGGATTCCTTCATCGAGACGTGATTTCACCAAAAGGTAAGTCGGAGAAGCAGCCTCTTTCGATAGCAAATTTAAACGATGCCTTGCAGTATGCTGAACAGGATATAAAAGACCGCTGGCAATGGTATAAAGAAAGGTATATGAGGGGTCTAAGAAAATGAGAAAAGATGAAGTCGTTAAAAAGAATGTTGGATTGGCCTTTGATTTTATTCGTGCAGCCGTCG
Coding sequences:
- a CDS encoding DUF433 domain-containing protein, whose product is MKEHERIVSDPEILLGKPVIRGTRVPVEMLVRKMGEGATFEELLDAYPHLKKKDILVALQFAAG
- a CDS encoding type II toxin-antitoxin system HicB family antitoxin, with amino-acid sequence MRQVTLYKGEDGYWIGECPSLPGCVSQGKTREDAIENVKEAIRGYVAALIEK